From the genome of Saccopteryx bilineata isolate mSacBil1 chromosome 6, mSacBil1_pri_phased_curated, whole genome shotgun sequence, one region includes:
- the LOC136307869 gene encoding sorting nexin-15, with the protein MFRQAKDDFLRHYTVSEPRTHPKGYTEYKVTAQFISKRDPEDVKEVVVWKRYSDFRKLHGDLAYTHRNLFRRLEEFPAFPRAQVFGRFEASVIEERRKGAEDLLRFTVHIPALNNSPQLKEFFRGGEVTRPSQVSRDLQILPPPLIPTPPPEEPQPPPDESWLPQPLPAEKRGLEVLEVPADPLPSSPAQEALDLLFNCGSTEEASSSPAQGPLTEAELALFDPFSKEECAGPSPTHIGELAAMEAESGRLDQEPWEPGGPEEEEDEEKGPTPAYLSQATELITQALREEKAGAYPAALQGYRDGVHILLQGVPDDPLPARREGVKKKAAEYLRRAEEILHLHLSQVPP; encoded by the coding sequence ATGTTCCGTCAGGCGAAGGACGACTTCTTGCGACACTACACAGTTTCTGAGCCCAGGACCCACCCCAAGGGCTATACCGAGTACAAAGTGACCGCGCAGTTCATCTCAAAGAGAGACCCAGAGGATGTCAAAGAGGTGGTGGTCTGGAAGCGGTACAGCGACTTCCGCAAGCTGCACGGAGACCTGGCCTACACCCACCGCAACCTCTTCCGCCGCCTGGAGGAGTTCCCTGCTTTCCCCCGCGCCCAAGTGTTTGGCCGGTTCGAAGCCTCAGTGATTGAGGAGCGGCGGAAGGGGGCAGAGGACTTGCTTCGCTTCACTGTGCACATCCCTGCGCTCAACAACAGCCCCCAACTCAAAGAGTTCTTCCGGGGTGGGGAGGTAACGCGGCCCTCCCAGGTGTCCAGGGACCTGCAAatcctgccaccccctctgaTCCCCACACCGCCCCCTGAGGAGCCCCAGCCACCACCTGATGAGTCCTGGTTGCCCCAGCCACTCCCTGCGGAGAAGAGGGGCCTTGAGGTGTTGGAGGTGCCAGCAGACCCCCTGCCATCCAGCCCTGCCCAGGAGGCCCTGGATCTTCTCTTTAACTGTGGGAGCACCGAAGAGGCATCTAGTTCCCCTGCCCAAGGCCCCCTCACTGAGGCTGAGCTCGCCCTCTTCGACCCCTTCTCCAAGGAAGAATGTGCAGGCCCCAGTCCGACCCACATAGGTGAGCTGGCAGCAATGGAGGCAGAGTCTGGGAGACTGGACCAGGAGCCTTGGGAGCCAGGAGGGccggaggaggaagaggatgaggaaaaAGGGCCCACCCCTGCCTATCTGAGCCAAGCCACAGAACTCATCACCCAGGCTCTGCGGGAAGAGAAGGCAGGCGCCTACCCTGCAGCGCTGCAGGGCTACCGGGATGGCGTGCACATCCTGCTTCAGGGCGTTCCAGATGACCCACTGCCTGCCCGGCGGGAAGGAGTGAAGAAGAAGGCAGCCGAGTACCTCAGGCGGGCGGAGGAAATCCTGCACTTACACCTGTCCCAGGTCCCACCCTGA